A DNA window from Sphaeramia orbicularis chromosome 22, fSphaOr1.1, whole genome shotgun sequence contains the following coding sequences:
- the srrm1 gene encoding serine/arginine repetitive matrix protein 1 isoform X3 — translation MDAGFFRGTSAEQDNRFSNKQKKLLKQLKFAECLDKKVDMTKVNLEVIKPWITQRVTEILGFEDDVVIEFIFNQLEEKHPDSKMMQINLTGFLNGKNAREFMKDLWPLLLSAQENIAGIPSAFLEQKKEEIKQRQIEQEKLASLKKVDEDKKEKDRDRAQSKSPRRRKTRSPSPRRRSPLKRERKRSPSRSPRRKPSPVGASSPPPPLMQLPTKPLEQLVEPDTSGRGMPDPVVQEASSTCDTAVEVVKADSVSEVKEASPEKTHKKEDRPKSREREKDSRRERPHHRSRSHSRSRRRRSRSRSYSPRRRQSPRRRVSPRRRSPPRRGATGSRHRHRRSPVRRRRSRSASSSGSSSSGSRSPKKAMKRISSTPPRKQVHHGDISISPAGKDRRSPSPRARRGRGSASPPRSSGLKRIQGGRSDSPTENTKPRPSEGSESEEDKNEKGATADSVQQRRQYRRQNRQSSSDTGSSSSEDEGPKRPMARPGARNGDVRRRRSRTPSPRRRHRDPSPRKRRSPSPVGRRRRSPSPPRRRRSPSPPPRRRSPSPPPRRRSPSPRRYSPPIQRRYSPSPLPPQKRRLSSSPPRRSSPGAKRRISRSPKRRSSPPQRRRTPPSSTSPPRHRRSPLPPSSRPRRDTRSPVQAASRLSPSPANRSRPVRGSASPRGRFETSSSSPLGQRRQPSPSHSGKPIRRVSRTPEPRNSQRGSLSPQPMRRASSRSRSVSPQPAALKRPAPASASPSPSRSVSGSPPPAKKASSGSASQSPSKNSDADGIGKKKKKKKEKKHKKDKKHKKHKKHKKEKSGVAGATEGHENQGI, via the exons ATGGACGCGGGATTCTTCCGC GGCACAAGTGCGGAGCAAGACAACCGCTTCAGCAACAAGCAGAAGAAGCTGCTAAAGCAACTGAAATTTGCAGAATGCCTGGACAAGAAG GTGGACATGACCAAGGTGAACCTGGAAGTCATCAAACCTTGGATTACCCAGCGAGTGACAGAGATTCTAGGATTTGAAGATGATGTCGTCATAGAGTTCATATTTAACCAGCTTGAGGAGAAG CATCCGGACAGCAAGATGATGCAGATCAACTTGACAGGCTTCCTGAATGGGAAGAATGCCCGGGAGTTCATGAAGGACCTTTGGCCCCTGCTGTTGAGTGCCCAGGAAAACATTGCTGGCATCCCATCTGCTTTTCTTGAACAAAAGAAAGAGGAAATCAAACAAAGACAG ATTGAACAAGAAAAACTGGCCTCCCTTAAGAAAGTGGATGAGGATAAGAAGGAAAAGGACAGAGATCGGGCTCAGTCTAAGAGCCCAAGGAG GCGGAAGACAAGATCCCCATCACCTCGACGAAGGTCACCATTAAAGCGGGAAAGGAAACGTAGCCCCTCACGTTCTCCAAGGCGCAAACCTAGTCCTGTTGGTGCCAGTTCACCCCCACCACCTCTGATGCAACTTCCCACAAAACCTTTGGAGCAGCTCGTGGAGCCGGACACATCAGGAAGAGGCATGCCAGACCCAGTTGTCCAGGAAGCTTCTTCCACATG TGATACAGCAGTAGAGGTGGTGAAAGCAGACTCAGTAAGTGAAGTTAAAGAGGCCTCTCCAGAGAAGACTCACAAAAAAGAAGACAGACCTAAGTCTCGGGAAAGGGAGAAAGACAGCAGGAGGGAAAGACCTCACCATCGCTCTCGTTCTCATTCCCGCTCTCGCAGGCGACGCTCCCGTTCAAG GTCTTACTCCCCTCGTAGAAGGCAGAGTCCCAGAAGGAGAGTGTCTCCTCGTCGCAGAAGCCCGCCTAGACGTGGGGCCACCGGTTCCAGACACAGACATAGACGTTCCCCTGTGCGCAG GAGGCGTTCTCGATCTGCTTCATCATCTGGCAGCAGTTCTTCCGGTTCTCGCTCACCTAAAAAAGCAATGAAAAGAATATCAAGCACACCACCCCGAAAACAGGTCCATCATGGTGACATTTCTATCAGCCCTGCAGGGAAAGACAGACGGTCACCGTCTCCAAGGGCCAGAAGAGGCAGAGGCTCTGCTTCTCCACCCAGGTCATCTG GATTAAAGCGAATACAAGGAGGCAGGAGTGATTCTCCAACTGAAAATACTAAACCCAGACCTTCTGAAGGCTCTGAATCAG AGGAGGATAAAAATGAGAAAGGGGCTACAGCAGATTCGGTGCAGCAGCGACGTCAGTATCGCAGGCAGAATCGGCAGTCGTCTTCAG ATACAGGGTCATCATCCTCAGAAGATGAGGGACCTAAGAGGCCAATGGCAAGACCAGGAGCCAGAAATGGTGATGTTAGAAGACGACGAAGTCGTACACCTTCGCCTCGGAGACGCCATCGGGATCCCTCTCCGAG GAAAAGACGTTCTCCATCTCCTGTTGGACGCAGACGTCGCTCCCCTTCTCCACCAAGACGTCGCAgatctccctctcctcctcctagACGCAG GTCTCCTTCCCCACCTCCTCGAAGACGTTCTCCATCCCCCAGACGTTACTCTCCACCTATCCAGCGTCGCTACAGCCCCTCACCTTTGCCCCCCCAGAAGAGGAGATTGTCTAGCTCTCCTCCAAGACGCTCCTCTCCAGGGGCCAAGCGACGAATCTCCAGGTCACCCAAGCGTAGAAGTTCCCCACCTCAAAGGAGACGCACCCCTCCATCCTCTACATCTCCACCCAGACACAGGAGGAGCCCACTGCCACCTTCTAGCCGACCAAGAAGGGATACACGGTCACCTGTTCAAGCTGCCAGTCGCCTCTCTCCCTCCCCAGCAAACCGTAGTCGTCCTGTTAGGGGTTCAGCCAGTCCTCGTGGACGTTTTGAAACCTCCAGTTCATCCCCACTGGGCCAGCGAAGACAGCCGTCCCCTTCTCACAGTGGTAAACCCATACGCAGAGTGTCCCGCACCCCTGAGCCACGCAACAGCCAGag AGGTTCTCTGAGCCCTCAGCCTATGAGGAGAGCCTCATCCCGGTCTAGGTCTGTTTCCCCTCAGCCAGCAGCTCTGAAACGTCCTGCTCCAGCATCTGCCTCCCCCTCACCTTCTCGCTCTGTGAGTGGGTCCCCACCGCCAGCCAAGAAGGCCAGCAGTGGCTCTGCCAGTCAGTcaccaagcaag AATTCAGATGCTGATGGCattggaaaaaagaagaaaaagaagaaggaaaagaaacacaAGAAAGACAAGAAACATAAGAAGCACAAGAAGCATAAGAAGGAGAAAAGTGGCGTTGCTGGAGCTACAGAAGGACATGAGAACCAGG GAATCTGA
- the srrm1 gene encoding serine/arginine repetitive matrix protein 1 isoform X2, protein MDAGFFRGTSAEQDNRFSNKQKKLLKQLKFAECLDKKVDMTKVNLEVIKPWITQRVTEILGFEDDVVIEFIFNQLEEKHPDSKMMQINLTGFLNGKNAREFMKDLWPLLLSAQENIAGIPSAFLEQKKEEIKQRQIEQEKLASLKKVDEDKKEKDRDRAQSKSPRRRKTRSPSPRRRSPLKRERKRSPSRSPRRKPSPVGASSPPPPLMQLPTKPLEQLVEPDTSGRGMPDPVVQEASSTCDTAVEVVKADSVSEVKEASPEKTHKKEDRPKSREREKDSRRERPHHRSRSHSRSRRRRSRSRSYSPRRRQSPRRRVSPRRRSPPRRGATGSRHRHRRSPVRRRRSRSASSSGSSSSGSRSPKKAMKRISSTPPRKQVHHGDISISPAGKDRRSPSPRARRGRGSASPPRSSGLKRIQGGRSDSPTENTKPRPSEGSESDTGSSSSEDEGPKRPMARPGARNGDVRRRRSRTPSPRRRHRDPSPRKRRSPSPVGRRRRSPSPPRRRRSPSPPPRRRSPSPPPRRRSPSPRRYSPPIQRRYSPSPLPPQKRRLSSSPPRRSSPGAKRRISRSPKRRSSPPQRRRTPPSSTSPPRHRRSPLPPSSRPRRDTRSPVQAASRLSPSPANRSRPVRGSASPRGRFETSSSSPLGQRRQPSPSHSGKPIRRVSRTPEPRNSQRGSLSPQPMRRASSRSRSVSPQPAALKRPAPASASPSPSRSVSGSPPPAKKASSGSASQSPSKNSDADGIGKKKKKKKEKKHKKDKKHKKHKKHKKEKSGVAGATEGHENQGMDEDAESRKESDSEVEDSLDDLEKHLREKALRSMRKAQMSPSQMS, encoded by the exons ATGGACGCGGGATTCTTCCGC GGCACAAGTGCGGAGCAAGACAACCGCTTCAGCAACAAGCAGAAGAAGCTGCTAAAGCAACTGAAATTTGCAGAATGCCTGGACAAGAAG GTGGACATGACCAAGGTGAACCTGGAAGTCATCAAACCTTGGATTACCCAGCGAGTGACAGAGATTCTAGGATTTGAAGATGATGTCGTCATAGAGTTCATATTTAACCAGCTTGAGGAGAAG CATCCGGACAGCAAGATGATGCAGATCAACTTGACAGGCTTCCTGAATGGGAAGAATGCCCGGGAGTTCATGAAGGACCTTTGGCCCCTGCTGTTGAGTGCCCAGGAAAACATTGCTGGCATCCCATCTGCTTTTCTTGAACAAAAGAAAGAGGAAATCAAACAAAGACAG ATTGAACAAGAAAAACTGGCCTCCCTTAAGAAAGTGGATGAGGATAAGAAGGAAAAGGACAGAGATCGGGCTCAGTCTAAGAGCCCAAGGAG GCGGAAGACAAGATCCCCATCACCTCGACGAAGGTCACCATTAAAGCGGGAAAGGAAACGTAGCCCCTCACGTTCTCCAAGGCGCAAACCTAGTCCTGTTGGTGCCAGTTCACCCCCACCACCTCTGATGCAACTTCCCACAAAACCTTTGGAGCAGCTCGTGGAGCCGGACACATCAGGAAGAGGCATGCCAGACCCAGTTGTCCAGGAAGCTTCTTCCACATG TGATACAGCAGTAGAGGTGGTGAAAGCAGACTCAGTAAGTGAAGTTAAAGAGGCCTCTCCAGAGAAGACTCACAAAAAAGAAGACAGACCTAAGTCTCGGGAAAGGGAGAAAGACAGCAGGAGGGAAAGACCTCACCATCGCTCTCGTTCTCATTCCCGCTCTCGCAGGCGACGCTCCCGTTCAAG GTCTTACTCCCCTCGTAGAAGGCAGAGTCCCAGAAGGAGAGTGTCTCCTCGTCGCAGAAGCCCGCCTAGACGTGGGGCCACCGGTTCCAGACACAGACATAGACGTTCCCCTGTGCGCAG GAGGCGTTCTCGATCTGCTTCATCATCTGGCAGCAGTTCTTCCGGTTCTCGCTCACCTAAAAAAGCAATGAAAAGAATATCAAGCACACCACCCCGAAAACAGGTCCATCATGGTGACATTTCTATCAGCCCTGCAGGGAAAGACAGACGGTCACCGTCTCCAAGGGCCAGAAGAGGCAGAGGCTCTGCTTCTCCACCCAGGTCATCTG GATTAAAGCGAATACAAGGAGGCAGGAGTGATTCTCCAACTGAAAATACTAAACCCAGACCTTCTGAAGGCTCTGAATCAG ATACAGGGTCATCATCCTCAGAAGATGAGGGACCTAAGAGGCCAATGGCAAGACCAGGAGCCAGAAATGGTGATGTTAGAAGACGACGAAGTCGTACACCTTCGCCTCGGAGACGCCATCGGGATCCCTCTCCGAG GAAAAGACGTTCTCCATCTCCTGTTGGACGCAGACGTCGCTCCCCTTCTCCACCAAGACGTCGCAgatctccctctcctcctcctagACGCAG GTCTCCTTCCCCACCTCCTCGAAGACGTTCTCCATCCCCCAGACGTTACTCTCCACCTATCCAGCGTCGCTACAGCCCCTCACCTTTGCCCCCCCAGAAGAGGAGATTGTCTAGCTCTCCTCCAAGACGCTCCTCTCCAGGGGCCAAGCGACGAATCTCCAGGTCACCCAAGCGTAGAAGTTCCCCACCTCAAAGGAGACGCACCCCTCCATCCTCTACATCTCCACCCAGACACAGGAGGAGCCCACTGCCACCTTCTAGCCGACCAAGAAGGGATACACGGTCACCTGTTCAAGCTGCCAGTCGCCTCTCTCCCTCCCCAGCAAACCGTAGTCGTCCTGTTAGGGGTTCAGCCAGTCCTCGTGGACGTTTTGAAACCTCCAGTTCATCCCCACTGGGCCAGCGAAGACAGCCGTCCCCTTCTCACAGTGGTAAACCCATACGCAGAGTGTCCCGCACCCCTGAGCCACGCAACAGCCAGag AGGTTCTCTGAGCCCTCAGCCTATGAGGAGAGCCTCATCCCGGTCTAGGTCTGTTTCCCCTCAGCCAGCAGCTCTGAAACGTCCTGCTCCAGCATCTGCCTCCCCCTCACCTTCTCGCTCTGTGAGTGGGTCCCCACCGCCAGCCAAGAAGGCCAGCAGTGGCTCTGCCAGTCAGTcaccaagcaag AATTCAGATGCTGATGGCattggaaaaaagaagaaaaagaagaaggaaaagaaacacaAGAAAGACAAGAAACATAAGAAGCACAAGAAGCATAAGAAGGAGAAAAGTGGCGTTGCTGGAGCTACAGAAGGACATGAGAACCAGGGTATGGATGAGGATGCAGAATCTAGAAAG GAATCTGACAGTGAAGTAGAGGACAGCCTTGATGACCTGGAGAAACACCTAAGAGAGAAGGCCCTGCGCTCAATGAGGAAAGCCCAAATGTCTCCATCACAGATGTCCTGA
- the srrm1 gene encoding serine/arginine repetitive matrix protein 1 isoform X1 yields the protein MDAGFFRGTSAEQDNRFSNKQKKLLKQLKFAECLDKKVDMTKVNLEVIKPWITQRVTEILGFEDDVVIEFIFNQLEEKHPDSKMMQINLTGFLNGKNAREFMKDLWPLLLSAQENIAGIPSAFLEQKKEEIKQRQIEQEKLASLKKVDEDKKEKDRDRAQSKSPRRRKTRSPSPRRRSPLKRERKRSPSRSPRRKPSPVGASSPPPPLMQLPTKPLEQLVEPDTSGRGMPDPVVQEASSTCDTAVEVVKADSVSEVKEASPEKTHKKEDRPKSREREKDSRRERPHHRSRSHSRSRRRRSRSRSYSPRRRQSPRRRVSPRRRSPPRRGATGSRHRHRRSPVRRRRSRSASSSGSSSSGSRSPKKAMKRISSTPPRKQVHHGDISISPAGKDRRSPSPRARRGRGSASPPRSSGLKRIQGGRSDSPTENTKPRPSEGSESEEDKNEKGATADSVQQRRQYRRQNRQSSSDTGSSSSEDEGPKRPMARPGARNGDVRRRRSRTPSPRRRHRDPSPRKRRSPSPVGRRRRSPSPPRRRRSPSPPPRRRSPSPPPRRRSPSPRRYSPPIQRRYSPSPLPPQKRRLSSSPPRRSSPGAKRRISRSPKRRSSPPQRRRTPPSSTSPPRHRRSPLPPSSRPRRDTRSPVQAASRLSPSPANRSRPVRGSASPRGRFETSSSSPLGQRRQPSPSHSGKPIRRVSRTPEPRNSQRGSLSPQPMRRASSRSRSVSPQPAALKRPAPASASPSPSRSVSGSPPPAKKASSGSASQSPSKNSDADGIGKKKKKKKEKKHKKDKKHKKHKKHKKEKSGVAGATEGHENQGMDEDAESRKESDSEVEDSLDDLEKHLREKALRSMRKAQMSPSQMS from the exons ATGGACGCGGGATTCTTCCGC GGCACAAGTGCGGAGCAAGACAACCGCTTCAGCAACAAGCAGAAGAAGCTGCTAAAGCAACTGAAATTTGCAGAATGCCTGGACAAGAAG GTGGACATGACCAAGGTGAACCTGGAAGTCATCAAACCTTGGATTACCCAGCGAGTGACAGAGATTCTAGGATTTGAAGATGATGTCGTCATAGAGTTCATATTTAACCAGCTTGAGGAGAAG CATCCGGACAGCAAGATGATGCAGATCAACTTGACAGGCTTCCTGAATGGGAAGAATGCCCGGGAGTTCATGAAGGACCTTTGGCCCCTGCTGTTGAGTGCCCAGGAAAACATTGCTGGCATCCCATCTGCTTTTCTTGAACAAAAGAAAGAGGAAATCAAACAAAGACAG ATTGAACAAGAAAAACTGGCCTCCCTTAAGAAAGTGGATGAGGATAAGAAGGAAAAGGACAGAGATCGGGCTCAGTCTAAGAGCCCAAGGAG GCGGAAGACAAGATCCCCATCACCTCGACGAAGGTCACCATTAAAGCGGGAAAGGAAACGTAGCCCCTCACGTTCTCCAAGGCGCAAACCTAGTCCTGTTGGTGCCAGTTCACCCCCACCACCTCTGATGCAACTTCCCACAAAACCTTTGGAGCAGCTCGTGGAGCCGGACACATCAGGAAGAGGCATGCCAGACCCAGTTGTCCAGGAAGCTTCTTCCACATG TGATACAGCAGTAGAGGTGGTGAAAGCAGACTCAGTAAGTGAAGTTAAAGAGGCCTCTCCAGAGAAGACTCACAAAAAAGAAGACAGACCTAAGTCTCGGGAAAGGGAGAAAGACAGCAGGAGGGAAAGACCTCACCATCGCTCTCGTTCTCATTCCCGCTCTCGCAGGCGACGCTCCCGTTCAAG GTCTTACTCCCCTCGTAGAAGGCAGAGTCCCAGAAGGAGAGTGTCTCCTCGTCGCAGAAGCCCGCCTAGACGTGGGGCCACCGGTTCCAGACACAGACATAGACGTTCCCCTGTGCGCAG GAGGCGTTCTCGATCTGCTTCATCATCTGGCAGCAGTTCTTCCGGTTCTCGCTCACCTAAAAAAGCAATGAAAAGAATATCAAGCACACCACCCCGAAAACAGGTCCATCATGGTGACATTTCTATCAGCCCTGCAGGGAAAGACAGACGGTCACCGTCTCCAAGGGCCAGAAGAGGCAGAGGCTCTGCTTCTCCACCCAGGTCATCTG GATTAAAGCGAATACAAGGAGGCAGGAGTGATTCTCCAACTGAAAATACTAAACCCAGACCTTCTGAAGGCTCTGAATCAG AGGAGGATAAAAATGAGAAAGGGGCTACAGCAGATTCGGTGCAGCAGCGACGTCAGTATCGCAGGCAGAATCGGCAGTCGTCTTCAG ATACAGGGTCATCATCCTCAGAAGATGAGGGACCTAAGAGGCCAATGGCAAGACCAGGAGCCAGAAATGGTGATGTTAGAAGACGACGAAGTCGTACACCTTCGCCTCGGAGACGCCATCGGGATCCCTCTCCGAG GAAAAGACGTTCTCCATCTCCTGTTGGACGCAGACGTCGCTCCCCTTCTCCACCAAGACGTCGCAgatctccctctcctcctcctagACGCAG GTCTCCTTCCCCACCTCCTCGAAGACGTTCTCCATCCCCCAGACGTTACTCTCCACCTATCCAGCGTCGCTACAGCCCCTCACCTTTGCCCCCCCAGAAGAGGAGATTGTCTAGCTCTCCTCCAAGACGCTCCTCTCCAGGGGCCAAGCGACGAATCTCCAGGTCACCCAAGCGTAGAAGTTCCCCACCTCAAAGGAGACGCACCCCTCCATCCTCTACATCTCCACCCAGACACAGGAGGAGCCCACTGCCACCTTCTAGCCGACCAAGAAGGGATACACGGTCACCTGTTCAAGCTGCCAGTCGCCTCTCTCCCTCCCCAGCAAACCGTAGTCGTCCTGTTAGGGGTTCAGCCAGTCCTCGTGGACGTTTTGAAACCTCCAGTTCATCCCCACTGGGCCAGCGAAGACAGCCGTCCCCTTCTCACAGTGGTAAACCCATACGCAGAGTGTCCCGCACCCCTGAGCCACGCAACAGCCAGag AGGTTCTCTGAGCCCTCAGCCTATGAGGAGAGCCTCATCCCGGTCTAGGTCTGTTTCCCCTCAGCCAGCAGCTCTGAAACGTCCTGCTCCAGCATCTGCCTCCCCCTCACCTTCTCGCTCTGTGAGTGGGTCCCCACCGCCAGCCAAGAAGGCCAGCAGTGGCTCTGCCAGTCAGTcaccaagcaag AATTCAGATGCTGATGGCattggaaaaaagaagaaaaagaagaaggaaaagaaacacaAGAAAGACAAGAAACATAAGAAGCACAAGAAGCATAAGAAGGAGAAAAGTGGCGTTGCTGGAGCTACAGAAGGACATGAGAACCAGGGTATGGATGAGGATGCAGAATCTAGAAAG GAATCTGACAGTGAAGTAGAGGACAGCCTTGATGACCTGGAGAAACACCTAAGAGAGAAGGCCCTGCGCTCAATGAGGAAAGCCCAAATGTCTCCATCACAGATGTCCTGA
- the srrm1 gene encoding serine/arginine repetitive matrix protein 1 isoform X4: MMQINLTGFLNGKNAREFMKDLWPLLLSAQENIAGIPSAFLEQKKEEIKQRQIEQEKLASLKKVDEDKKEKDRDRAQSKSPRRRKTRSPSPRRRSPLKRERKRSPSRSPRRKPSPVGASSPPPPLMQLPTKPLEQLVEPDTSGRGMPDPVVQEASSTCDTAVEVVKADSVSEVKEASPEKTHKKEDRPKSREREKDSRRERPHHRSRSHSRSRRRRSRSRSYSPRRRQSPRRRVSPRRRSPPRRGATGSRHRHRRSPVRRRRSRSASSSGSSSSGSRSPKKAMKRISSTPPRKQVHHGDISISPAGKDRRSPSPRARRGRGSASPPRSSGLKRIQGGRSDSPTENTKPRPSEGSESEEDKNEKGATADSVQQRRQYRRQNRQSSSDTGSSSSEDEGPKRPMARPGARNGDVRRRRSRTPSPRRRHRDPSPRKRRSPSPVGRRRRSPSPPRRRRSPSPPPRRRSPSPPPRRRSPSPRRYSPPIQRRYSPSPLPPQKRRLSSSPPRRSSPGAKRRISRSPKRRSSPPQRRRTPPSSTSPPRHRRSPLPPSSRPRRDTRSPVQAASRLSPSPANRSRPVRGSASPRGRFETSSSSPLGQRRQPSPSHSGKPIRRVSRTPEPRNSQRGSLSPQPMRRASSRSRSVSPQPAALKRPAPASASPSPSRSVSGSPPPAKKASSGSASQSPSKNSDADGIGKKKKKKKEKKHKKDKKHKKHKKHKKEKSGVAGATEGHENQGMDEDAESRKESDSEVEDSLDDLEKHLREKALRSMRKAQMSPSQMS, from the exons ATGATGCAGATCAACTTGACAGGCTTCCTGAATGGGAAGAATGCCCGGGAGTTCATGAAGGACCTTTGGCCCCTGCTGTTGAGTGCCCAGGAAAACATTGCTGGCATCCCATCTGCTTTTCTTGAACAAAAGAAAGAGGAAATCAAACAAAGACAG ATTGAACAAGAAAAACTGGCCTCCCTTAAGAAAGTGGATGAGGATAAGAAGGAAAAGGACAGAGATCGGGCTCAGTCTAAGAGCCCAAGGAG GCGGAAGACAAGATCCCCATCACCTCGACGAAGGTCACCATTAAAGCGGGAAAGGAAACGTAGCCCCTCACGTTCTCCAAGGCGCAAACCTAGTCCTGTTGGTGCCAGTTCACCCCCACCACCTCTGATGCAACTTCCCACAAAACCTTTGGAGCAGCTCGTGGAGCCGGACACATCAGGAAGAGGCATGCCAGACCCAGTTGTCCAGGAAGCTTCTTCCACATG TGATACAGCAGTAGAGGTGGTGAAAGCAGACTCAGTAAGTGAAGTTAAAGAGGCCTCTCCAGAGAAGACTCACAAAAAAGAAGACAGACCTAAGTCTCGGGAAAGGGAGAAAGACAGCAGGAGGGAAAGACCTCACCATCGCTCTCGTTCTCATTCCCGCTCTCGCAGGCGACGCTCCCGTTCAAG GTCTTACTCCCCTCGTAGAAGGCAGAGTCCCAGAAGGAGAGTGTCTCCTCGTCGCAGAAGCCCGCCTAGACGTGGGGCCACCGGTTCCAGACACAGACATAGACGTTCCCCTGTGCGCAG GAGGCGTTCTCGATCTGCTTCATCATCTGGCAGCAGTTCTTCCGGTTCTCGCTCACCTAAAAAAGCAATGAAAAGAATATCAAGCACACCACCCCGAAAACAGGTCCATCATGGTGACATTTCTATCAGCCCTGCAGGGAAAGACAGACGGTCACCGTCTCCAAGGGCCAGAAGAGGCAGAGGCTCTGCTTCTCCACCCAGGTCATCTG GATTAAAGCGAATACAAGGAGGCAGGAGTGATTCTCCAACTGAAAATACTAAACCCAGACCTTCTGAAGGCTCTGAATCAG AGGAGGATAAAAATGAGAAAGGGGCTACAGCAGATTCGGTGCAGCAGCGACGTCAGTATCGCAGGCAGAATCGGCAGTCGTCTTCAG ATACAGGGTCATCATCCTCAGAAGATGAGGGACCTAAGAGGCCAATGGCAAGACCAGGAGCCAGAAATGGTGATGTTAGAAGACGACGAAGTCGTACACCTTCGCCTCGGAGACGCCATCGGGATCCCTCTCCGAG GAAAAGACGTTCTCCATCTCCTGTTGGACGCAGACGTCGCTCCCCTTCTCCACCAAGACGTCGCAgatctccctctcctcctcctagACGCAG GTCTCCTTCCCCACCTCCTCGAAGACGTTCTCCATCCCCCAGACGTTACTCTCCACCTATCCAGCGTCGCTACAGCCCCTCACCTTTGCCCCCCCAGAAGAGGAGATTGTCTAGCTCTCCTCCAAGACGCTCCTCTCCAGGGGCCAAGCGACGAATCTCCAGGTCACCCAAGCGTAGAAGTTCCCCACCTCAAAGGAGACGCACCCCTCCATCCTCTACATCTCCACCCAGACACAGGAGGAGCCCACTGCCACCTTCTAGCCGACCAAGAAGGGATACACGGTCACCTGTTCAAGCTGCCAGTCGCCTCTCTCCCTCCCCAGCAAACCGTAGTCGTCCTGTTAGGGGTTCAGCCAGTCCTCGTGGACGTTTTGAAACCTCCAGTTCATCCCCACTGGGCCAGCGAAGACAGCCGTCCCCTTCTCACAGTGGTAAACCCATACGCAGAGTGTCCCGCACCCCTGAGCCACGCAACAGCCAGag AGGTTCTCTGAGCCCTCAGCCTATGAGGAGAGCCTCATCCCGGTCTAGGTCTGTTTCCCCTCAGCCAGCAGCTCTGAAACGTCCTGCTCCAGCATCTGCCTCCCCCTCACCTTCTCGCTCTGTGAGTGGGTCCCCACCGCCAGCCAAGAAGGCCAGCAGTGGCTCTGCCAGTCAGTcaccaagcaag AATTCAGATGCTGATGGCattggaaaaaagaagaaaaagaagaaggaaaagaaacacaAGAAAGACAAGAAACATAAGAAGCACAAGAAGCATAAGAAGGAGAAAAGTGGCGTTGCTGGAGCTACAGAAGGACATGAGAACCAGGGTATGGATGAGGATGCAGAATCTAGAAAG GAATCTGACAGTGAAGTAGAGGACAGCCTTGATGACCTGGAGAAACACCTAAGAGAGAAGGCCCTGCGCTCAATGAGGAAAGCCCAAATGTCTCCATCACAGATGTCCTGA
- the clic4 gene encoding chloride intracellular channel protein 4 — translation MSLSVPQNGVKADSEPVIELFVKAGSDGESIGNCPFSQRLFMILWLKGVVFNVTTVDLKRKPADLQNLAPGTHPPFITFNGEVKTDVNKIEEFLEDVLCPPKYIKLGARHPESNTTGMDIFAKFSAYIKNSKPDGNEALERGLLKTLQKLDEYLRSPLPDEIDHNSIEDVKVSNRKFLDGDEMTLADCNLLPKLHIVKVVTKKYRGFDIPKEMTAIWKYLNNAYTREEFTNTCPSDKEIEIAYADVAKRLVK, via the exons ATGTCGCTGTCGGTGCCGCAGAACGGAGTCAAGGCGGATAGTGAACCCGTTATCGAGCTGTTTGTGAAG GCTGGAAGTGATGGAGAGAGCATCGGGAACTGTCCCTTCTCACAGAGGCTCTTCATGATCCTGTGGCTCAAAGGAGTAGTCTTCAATGTCACCACAGTGGACCTCAAGAG GAAGCCTGCTGACCTCCAGAATCTGGCTCCAGGCACACACCCGCCTTTCATCACATTCAACGGCGAGGTCAAAACCGATGTCAATAAGATAGAGGAGTTCCTTGAAGATGTTCTCTGTCCACCCAA GTACATCAAGCTTGGTGCGCGGCACCCTGAGTCAAACACGACTGGCATGGACATCTTTGCCAAGTTTTCAGCTTACATTAAGAACTCAAAGCCAGATGGAAATGAAG CTCTGGAGCGTGGACTGCTGAAGACTTTGCAGAAACTAGATGAATATCTTCGCTCGCCACTGCCTGATGAGATCGACCACAACAGCATTGAGGATGTCAAGGTCTCCAACCGCAAGTTTCTGGACGGAGATGAAATGACCCTGGCTGACTGTAACCTGCTGCCTAAGCTGCACATTGTGAAG GTGGTGACCAAGAAGTACAGAGGTTTTGACATCCCCAAAGAGATGACGGCCATCTGGAAGTACCTGAACAACGCCTACACACGCGAAGAGTTCACCAACACCTGCCCCAGTGACAAGGAGATCGAAATCGCCTACGCAGACGTAGCCAAGAGGCTGGTCAAATAA